The following proteins are encoded in a genomic region of Synechococcus sp. CBW1002:
- a CDS encoding GntR family transcriptional regulator, translated as MRFHIQQESDIPASTQLYNQICFAIAARHYPPGHRLPSTRQLAMQTGLHRNTISKVYRQLENDGVVEAMAGSGIYVRDQQNPREIRLPPGPRQKVLPDIDREVRQSVDGLLNAGCTLQQARDLFTREIDWRLRCGARVLVSTPREDIGASHLIAEELAPNLEVPVEVVPMEELESVLESSNNGTVVTSRYFLQPVEEIAKRHGVRAVPVDLNDFRHELNLLKELRAGSCVGLVSISPGILRAAEVILHSMRGNELLVMTANPDTGSRLLALLRAASHVLCDRPSLPLVEQTLRQNRAQLMRLPVVHCAQSYLGAATIDQLRKEIGLLSAAA; from the coding sequence GTGCGATTCCACATTCAACAGGAAAGTGATATCCCGGCGTCGACCCAGCTCTACAACCAGATCTGTTTCGCGATCGCAGCCCGCCATTACCCACCCGGCCACCGCTTGCCGAGTACGCGTCAGCTGGCGATGCAGACGGGCCTGCACCGCAACACGATCAGCAAGGTCTACCGCCAGCTCGAGAACGATGGCGTGGTGGAGGCCATGGCCGGCTCCGGCATCTATGTGCGCGACCAGCAGAACCCCCGCGAGATCCGTCTACCCCCCGGTCCGCGTCAGAAGGTCCTGCCGGACATCGACCGGGAGGTGCGACAGAGCGTGGATGGACTGCTCAATGCCGGCTGCACCCTGCAGCAGGCCCGCGATCTGTTCACCCGCGAGATCGACTGGCGGCTGCGCTGTGGCGCCCGGGTGCTGGTGAGCACCCCCCGGGAAGACATCGGCGCTTCCCATCTGATCGCCGAGGAACTGGCCCCCAATCTGGAGGTGCCGGTGGAGGTGGTGCCGATGGAGGAGCTGGAATCGGTGCTGGAGAGCTCCAACAACGGCACGGTGGTGACCAGCCGCTATTTCCTGCAACCGGTGGAGGAGATCGCCAAGCGCCATGGCGTGCGGGCCGTGCCGGTGGACCTCAACGACTTCCGCCACGAACTCAACCTGCTCAAGGAGCTGCGGGCCGGCAGCTGCGTGGGCCTGGTGAGCATCAGCCCGGGAATCCTCAGGGCCGCCGAGGTGATCCTGCACAGCATGCGCGGCAATGAACTGCTGGTGATGACCGCCAATCCCGACACCGGCAGCCGCCTGCTGGCCCTGCTGCGCGCCGCCAGCCATGTGCTCTGCGACCGGCCCAGCCTGCCGCTGGTGGAGCAGACCCTGCGCCAGAATCGGGCCCAGCTGATGCGCCTGCCCGTGGTGCACTGTGCCCAGAGCTACCTGGGGGCGGCCACGATCGACCAGCTGCGCAAGGAGATCGGCCTGCTGTCTGCCGCAGCATGA
- the cysE gene encoding serine O-acetyltransferase: MLNAIRADLAIIKERDPAARGTLEILLCYPGFHALVLHRLSHRLWGAGVPLLPRLFSQLSRLLTGVEIHPGARIGRGVFIDHGMGVVIGETSVVGHNCLLYQGVTLGGTGKEHGKRHPTLENNVVVGAGAKVLGAITVGANTRIGAGSVVLRSVEPNCTVVGIPGRVVHQSGVRIDPLAHSALPDTEARVIRNLMERIDTLENELTRMQACLQEVAAGRPLREPCSGLSQSLKDREILEFLGDESP; this comes from the coding sequence ATGCTGAATGCCATCCGGGCCGATCTGGCGATCATCAAGGAACGGGACCCTGCCGCCCGCGGCACCCTGGAGATCCTGCTCTGCTACCCCGGCTTCCACGCCCTGGTGCTGCACCGCCTCAGCCACCGGCTCTGGGGCGCGGGGGTCCCGCTGCTGCCGCGGTTGTTCAGCCAGCTCTCACGCCTGCTCACCGGGGTGGAGATCCACCCCGGTGCCCGGATCGGCCGGGGCGTCTTCATTGACCACGGCATGGGCGTGGTGATCGGCGAAACCAGCGTGGTGGGCCATAACTGCCTGCTTTATCAGGGGGTGACCCTGGGGGGCACCGGCAAGGAGCACGGCAAGCGCCATCCCACCCTGGAGAACAATGTGGTGGTAGGGGCCGGCGCCAAGGTGCTCGGGGCGATCACGGTGGGGGCCAACACCCGCATCGGCGCCGGGTCGGTGGTGCTGCGCAGCGTTGAACCCAACTGCACCGTTGTGGGCATCCCCGGCCGGGTGGTGCATCAATCCGGCGTGCGCATCGACCCCCTGGCCCACTCGGCCCTGCCGGACACCGAAGCCCGGGTGATCCGCAACCTGATGGAACGGATCGATACCCTCGAAAATGAACTCACGCGCATGCAGGCCTGTCTGCAGGAGGTGGCGGCTGGCCGGCCGCTGCGGGAACCCTGCAGCGGCTTGTCCCAGAGTCTCAAGGACCGGGAGATCCTGGAGTTTCTTGGCGACGAGTCGCCGTGA
- a CDS encoding ABC transporter permease yields the protein MQAGWHRRITPRFWRALWRQRELTWSLTVREVQGRYRGSLLGWGWSFLTPLLMLAVYTFVFSEVFQARWGDLEEAGSLGFAINLFAGLIVFNLFSESATKAPGLILENANLVTKVIFPLEILAAVSVATACFHALTSLVVLALFELLAQGSIPPTLLWLPLIWLPLVSGCLALSWLLSALGVYVRDLGQVLGTVVSMLMFLSAVFYPLSALPLRWQPLLRLNPLVVVIEQTRNVAIQGRPPSASYVVLGVALGLLACEISFRLFQKARRGFADVL from the coding sequence ATGCAGGCCGGCTGGCACCGACGGATCACCCCGCGCTTCTGGCGCGCCCTCTGGCGGCAGCGGGAACTCACCTGGAGCCTCACCGTTCGTGAGGTGCAGGGTCGCTACCGCGGGTCGCTGCTGGGCTGGGGCTGGAGTTTTCTCACGCCACTGCTGATGCTGGCGGTGTACACCTTCGTGTTTTCCGAGGTGTTCCAGGCGCGCTGGGGAGATCTGGAGGAGGCCGGCTCGCTCGGTTTCGCGATCAATCTGTTTGCCGGGCTGATCGTGTTCAACCTCTTCTCGGAAAGCGCGACCAAGGCGCCCGGGCTGATCCTCGAGAATGCCAATCTGGTCACCAAGGTGATCTTTCCCCTTGAGATCCTGGCCGCCGTGAGTGTGGCCACGGCCTGCTTCCATGCGCTCACCAGCCTGGTGGTGCTGGCCCTGTTCGAGCTGCTGGCCCAGGGATCGATTCCTCCAACCCTGCTGTGGCTTCCCCTGATCTGGTTGCCCCTGGTGAGCGGTTGCCTGGCCCTGAGCTGGCTGCTTTCGGCGCTGGGGGTCTACGTGCGCGACCTGGGTCAGGTGCTGGGCACCGTGGTGAGCATGCTGATGTTCCTCAGCGCAGTGTTCTATCCCCTCAGCGCCCTGCCGCTGCGCTGGCAGCCCCTGCTCCGCCTCAACCCGCTCGTTGTGGTGATCGAGCAGACCCGCAACGTGGCCATCCAGGGACGGCCCCCGTCCGCCAGCTACGTGGTGCTGGGCGTGGCGCTGGGCCTGCTGGCCTGCGAAATCAGTTTCCGTCTCTTCCAGAAGGCGCGGCGCGGCTTCGCCGATGTGCTCTGA
- a CDS encoding ABC transporter ATP-binding protein, with protein sequence MTSSPQTHDAEVPMTRPSESTTDAVLVEGISKCYHIYNHPRDRLLQAFWGDRRRLYQPFWALQEVSFRLARGQTLGVVGRNGSGKSTLLQLLCGTLTPTSGRVRVRGRLGALLELGSGFNPEFSGLENVYLNASVLGLSRAETEQRLDRILAFADIGPFIDQPVKTYSSGMAVRLAFAVQAHVDPDVLVVDEALAVGDELFQKKCYAHLERLKENGTAVLLVTHSCPQIVQHCDRALLLHKGRARLLEEPARVTVLYQRLITAGDAEWDAVLGPGLQRQSASGFPGGPAATAEALEPAAPPGPLHAWFDPSLLPQSSEIYPSHGARIIDAWIETLEGQRANVLPFGEGFALCFSYHADTDLQGLSFACHLASHTGQRISGQVFPEHQTAAMTQPGLAWSAGSAWSLRFTFQGGLWPGLYFAGGGIFTLHGQGKSFVHRVVDYRALRVVEAGATTVIGACRLQRDPPELRLSPKLLSPPYEAGT encoded by the coding sequence ATGACCTCCAGCCCGCAGACCCACGATGCAGAGGTGCCGATGACGCGGCCGTCGGAATCGACCACCGACGCCGTCCTGGTCGAAGGTATCAGCAAGTGTTACCACATCTACAATCACCCACGTGATCGGCTGCTGCAGGCCTTCTGGGGGGACAGGCGCCGGCTGTACCAGCCGTTTTGGGCTCTGCAGGAGGTGAGCTTCCGCCTGGCCCGCGGTCAGACGCTGGGGGTGGTGGGCCGCAACGGCTCCGGCAAAAGCACCTTGCTGCAACTTCTCTGCGGCACCCTCACCCCCACCAGTGGCAGGGTGCGGGTGCGCGGCCGGCTGGGGGCGTTGCTGGAGCTCGGCAGTGGCTTCAACCCGGAATTCAGCGGTCTGGAGAATGTGTATCTCAATGCCTCGGTGCTGGGGCTGAGCCGGGCCGAGACAGAGCAACGGCTGGATCGGATCCTGGCCTTCGCAGATATCGGCCCCTTCATCGATCAGCCGGTGAAGACCTACTCCAGCGGCATGGCGGTGCGGCTGGCCTTCGCGGTGCAGGCCCACGTGGATCCCGATGTCCTGGTGGTGGACGAGGCCCTGGCAGTGGGCGATGAGCTGTTCCAGAAAAAGTGCTATGCCCACCTCGAACGCCTCAAGGAGAACGGCACAGCGGTGCTGCTGGTGACCCACAGCTGCCCCCAGATCGTGCAGCACTGCGACAGGGCTCTGCTGTTGCACAAGGGCCGCGCCCGTCTCCTGGAGGAGCCGGCCCGGGTGACGGTGCTCTACCAGCGACTGATTACCGCCGGCGACGCGGAATGGGATGCAGTGCTGGGGCCTGGGCTGCAGCGTCAGTCAGCGAGCGGCTTCCCCGGCGGTCCTGCAGCAACGGCCGAGGCCCTCGAGCCCGCGGCTCCACCCGGACCCCTGCATGCCTGGTTCGATCCCAGCCTGCTGCCCCAGAGCAGCGAGATCTACCCCAGCCACGGCGCCAGGATCATCGACGCCTGGATCGAAACCCTGGAGGGGCAGCGCGCCAACGTGCTGCCCTTCGGTGAAGGCTTTGCCCTCTGCTTCAGCTATCACGCCGACACGGACCTGCAGGGGCTGAGCTTCGCCTGTCACCTGGCCAGCCATACGGGCCAGCGGATCAGTGGTCAGGTCTTCCCCGAGCACCAGACGGCGGCCATGACCCAGCCCGGCCTCGCCTGGTCTGCCGGCAGCGCCTGGAGCCTGCGTTTCACTTTTCAGGGCGGGCTCTGGCCAGGGCTGTATTTCGCAGGGGGGGGCATTTTCACTCTGCACGGCCAGGGCAAGAGCTTCGTGCACCGGGTTGTGGATTATCGCGCCTTACGGGTGGTCGAAGCCGGTGCCACCACTGTGATCGGCGCCTGCCGGCTCCAGCGCGATCCGCCCGAACTCAGGCTGTCACCGAAGCTGCTGTCGCCTCCATACGAGGCTGGAACATGA